One Ureaplasma urealyticum serovar 8 str. ATCC 27618 genomic window carries:
- a CDS encoding CinA family protein produces MNVALELINLLKEKRLKLSVCESASCGALSSSIGEVPGASSVFVGGFISYSNEVKIQIVGVSEKTILKYGAVSEQTAKEMCLQTNQKFNTDIAISITGNAGPQGSENKEVGLFYIGIAIKDFAIVKKVILNSSERTFNRFSIAWEAISYLIELIKK; encoded by the coding sequence ATGAATGTGGCTTTAGAATTAATTAATTTGTTAAAAGAAAAACGTTTGAAATTAAGTGTTTGTGAATCAGCGAGCTGTGGTGCTTTATCATCATCAATTGGTGAGGTTCCAGGAGCTTCAAGTGTTTTTGTAGGTGGTTTTATTAGTTATAGTAATGAAGTAAAAATCCAAATTGTTGGTGTTAGTGAAAAAACTATTTTAAAGTATGGTGCTGTTTCTGAACAAACTGCTAAAGAGATGTGTTTGCAAACAAATCAAAAATTTAATACTGATATTGCGATTTCAATTACAGGTAATGCTGGTCCGCAAGGAAGCGAAAACAAAGAAGTTGGTTTATTCTATATAGGAATTGCAATTAAGGATTTTGCAATTGTAAAAAAAGTAATTTTAAATTCAAGTGAACGCACTTTTAATCGTTTTTCAATTGCTTGAGAAGCTATTAGTTATTTAATTGAGTTAATAAAAAAATAA
- the recA gene encoding recombinase RecA: MKENDKLEKLDPIATLEAKFAKSTYFIADEIKNEKVSAISTGSIHIDQITGINGIPVGKITEIYGNESSGKTTIALQTIAECQKKGGTAVLLDLEGSFDLNYAKSLKVDLTKLIITQPQTGEQAFDMIETLIKTNSIDLIVVDSVAAMIPESEYQANMSEALMGAHARLMSKGLRKIQPLMNKSQTAIIFINQLREKINAFFGNPEMTTGGKALKFYASLRIETRKADLIKEGINKIGIKTKVTTVKNKLAPPLQTCFIDVFFGHGFDYDNEIIDFAIQYGILKKNGSWFYFDDNKIGQGREQLKNTLLKNNELFTQVSEKTLAFVNNEKINQ, translated from the coding sequence ATGAAAGAAAACGATAAGCTTGAGAAGTTAGATCCAATTGCAACACTTGAAGCAAAGTTTGCCAAATCAACTTATTTTATTGCTGATGAAATTAAGAATGAAAAAGTTAGCGCAATATCAACAGGATCAATTCATATTGACCAAATAACAGGAATTAATGGTATTCCAGTTGGAAAAATTACAGAGATTTATGGTAATGAATCATCTGGAAAAACTACCATTGCTTTACAAACAATTGCTGAGTGTCAAAAAAAAGGTGGTACAGCAGTTTTATTAGATCTTGAAGGTTCGTTTGATCTTAATTATGCTAAGAGTTTAAAAGTTGATTTAACAAAATTAATTATTACGCAACCACAAACAGGCGAACAAGCTTTTGATATGATTGAAACTTTAATTAAAACAAATTCAATTGATTTAATAGTTGTTGACTCAGTTGCTGCGATGATTCCAGAAAGCGAATATCAAGCAAATATGAGCGAAGCATTAATGGGAGCCCATGCTCGTTTAATGTCAAAAGGCTTGCGAAAAATTCAACCATTAATGAATAAAAGTCAAACAGCAATTATTTTTATCAATCAATTACGTGAAAAAATTAATGCTTTTTTTGGTAATCCTGAAATGACAACAGGTGGTAAAGCTTTAAAGTTTTATGCTAGTTTAAGAATTGAAACAAGAAAAGCCGATTTAATTAAAGAAGGTATTAATAAAATTGGAATTAAAACTAAAGTAACAACTGTTAAAAATAAATTAGCACCACCATTACAAACATGTTTTATTGATGTATTTTTTGGTCATGGTTTTGATTATGATAATGAAATTATTGATTTTGCAATTCAATATGGCATTCTTAAAAAGAATGGTTCTTGGTTTTATTTTGATGATAATAAAATAGGTCAAGGGCGTGAACAATTAAAAAACACATTATTAAAAAATAATGAACTTTTTACACAAGTTTCAGAAAAAACTTTAGCATTTGTTAACAATGAAAAAATTAATCAATAA
- the gyrA gene encoding DNA topoisomerase (ATP-hydrolyzing) subunit A, with amino-acid sequence MALKKPKKSRLTTEEIKQQLEGSTIKEQSITKEVETSFLDYSMSVIVARALPDVRDGFKPVHRRALFAAFENGMTHDKPYKKSARWVGDVIGKYHPHGDQAVYQTIVRMAQEFSMRYLLVDGHGNFGSIDGDSAAAMRYTEARLSKISYELLKYIDKETVDFVPNYDASEQEPSVLPSGFPNLLTNGTTGIAVGMATNIPPHNLTEVCQAIKAYAKNHDISIPEIMEHLKGPDFPTGAEIYGDSGIINYFNTGRGSVTIRSKYEIEDIGQGRVAIVVTEIPYMVNKVNLIEKIVELVTNKQIEGISDLRDESSRDGIRIVIEVKRDVIPEVLLNKLFKTTALQTNFSVNNLALVNGVPMVLNIKEMIKYYFEHQIEVLVRRTKFDLRKAKERIHIVEGLVIAVNNIDEVIKIIKASGDDDIASKALIARFGLTELQTKAILEMRLRALTGLNIDKLKKEYEDLLLIIKDLEDILENYDRQVNIICENLDYLIEKFGDERRTEIMYGVSSHIDDEDLIPVEDIVVTMSKRGYFKRLPIDTYKNQRRGGVGVQGLKTYEDDDVEKILVANTHTDLLFFSDLGRVYRLRGHEVPLGSRQSKGIPAINFLPIEKSESILTILPIDNYEQGSLFFTTSKGIIKRANLSDFESIRANGKIAITLKEGDKLFSVMQTLGNDEVFIGASNGNVIRFNENDAREMGRIATGVKGINLEDDEYVVGTGLSSHGEYVLAVGSKGLGKLTDINDYRLTKRGAKGVNTLKVNDRTGNLVSIKVVNRDEEALIITTSGKVIRLSIQDISVIGRNTSGVKLISLENKEEVKSIAIFKKEEIDDNDDEQQTSHGNEHNLE; translated from the coding sequence ATGGCGTTAAAAAAACCAAAAAAAAGTCGTTTAACAACCGAAGAAATTAAGCAACAATTAGAAGGTTCAACGATTAAAGAACAATCAATTACAAAAGAAGTTGAAACATCATTCTTAGATTACTCGATGTCTGTAATTGTTGCACGTGCTTTACCTGATGTACGTGATGGATTTAAACCTGTGCATCGAAGAGCATTATTTGCTGCTTTCGAAAATGGAATGACACACGATAAACCCTATAAAAAATCTGCGCGTTGAGTAGGGGATGTAATTGGAAAGTACCACCCTCATGGGGATCAAGCCGTTTATCAAACGATTGTAAGAATGGCGCAAGAATTTTCAATGCGTTATTTACTAGTTGATGGTCATGGTAACTTTGGGTCAATTGATGGTGATAGTGCAGCTGCGATGCGTTATACAGAAGCGCGATTGTCAAAAATTTCTTATGAGTTATTAAAATACATTGATAAAGAAACAGTTGATTTTGTACCTAACTATGATGCGTCAGAACAAGAACCAAGTGTTTTGCCATCAGGTTTTCCAAATTTATTAACAAATGGAACAACAGGGATTGCTGTTGGGATGGCAACAAACATTCCTCCACACAATCTAACTGAAGTTTGTCAAGCAATTAAAGCTTATGCTAAAAACCATGATATTAGCATTCCTGAAATTATGGAACATCTAAAAGGACCCGATTTCCCAACAGGTGCTGAAATTTATGGTGATAGTGGTATTATTAACTACTTTAACACAGGTCGTGGTTCAGTAACAATTCGTTCAAAATATGAAATTGAAGATATTGGACAAGGGCGTGTAGCGATTGTTGTAACAGAAATTCCTTATATGGTTAATAAGGTTAATCTAATTGAAAAAATTGTTGAATTAGTAACAAATAAACAAATTGAAGGAATTTCTGATCTACGTGATGAATCAAGTCGTGATGGAATTCGAATTGTAATTGAAGTTAAACGTGATGTTATTCCTGAAGTATTATTAAATAAATTATTTAAAACAACAGCTTTACAAACAAACTTTAGCGTAAATAATTTAGCTTTAGTGAATGGTGTGCCAATGGTATTAAACATTAAAGAAATGATTAAATACTATTTTGAACACCAAATTGAAGTTTTAGTAAGAAGAACAAAATTTGATTTACGAAAAGCAAAAGAGCGAATTCACATTGTTGAAGGTTTAGTAATTGCTGTTAATAATATCGATGAAGTAATTAAGATTATTAAAGCATCAGGTGATGATGATATTGCTTCAAAAGCTTTAATTGCACGTTTTGGTTTAACAGAATTACAAACAAAAGCAATTCTAGAGATGCGTTTACGTGCATTAACAGGATTAAATATTGATAAACTAAAAAAAGAATATGAGGATTTATTGCTAATAATTAAAGACTTAGAAGATATTTTAGAAAACTATGATCGTCAAGTTAATATTATTTGTGAAAACCTAGATTATTTAATTGAAAAATTTGGTGATGAACGCCGTACAGAAATTATGTATGGTGTTAGTTCACATATTGACGATGAAGATTTAATACCAGTTGAAGATATTGTTGTAACAATGTCAAAACGTGGTTATTTCAAACGTTTACCAATTGATACATACAAAAATCAACGTCGTGGCGGTGTTGGTGTTCAAGGATTAAAAACATACGAAGATGATGATGTTGAAAAAATCTTGGTTGCTAATACCCACACTGACTTACTATTCTTTTCTGATTTAGGTCGTGTTTATCGATTAAGAGGTCATGAAGTTCCATTAGGTTCACGTCAATCAAAAGGAATTCCGGCAATTAATTTCTTACCAATTGAAAAAAGTGAAAGCATTTTAACTATTTTACCAATTGATAATTACGAACAAGGTTCATTATTCTTTACTACAAGTAAAGGAATTATTAAACGAGCAAATCTAAGTGATTTCGAATCAATTCGTGCAAATGGAAAAATTGCAATTACTTTAAAAGAAGGGGATAAACTATTCTCAGTAATGCAAACACTTGGTAATGATGAAGTCTTTATTGGAGCATCAAATGGTAATGTAATTCGTTTCAATGAAAATGATGCACGAGAAATGGGACGAATAGCAACCGGTGTTAAAGGAATTAATTTAGAAGATGATGAATATGTTGTAGGAACAGGTTTATCAAGCCATGGTGAATACGTTCTAGCTGTTGGCTCTAAAGGTTTAGGTAAATTAACAGATATTAATGATTATCGTTTAACTAAACGTGGAGCAAAAGGTGTTAATACTTTAAAAGTAAATGATAGAACAGGTAATTTAGTAAGTATTAAAGTTGTTAATCGTGATGAAGAAGCTTTAATTATTACAACTAGTGGAAAAGTTATTCGTTTATCAATTCAAGATATTAGTGTTATTGGAAGAAACACATCAGGCGTTAAATTAATTTCATTAGAAAATAAAGAAGAAGTGAAATCAATTGCTATCTTTAAAAAAGAAGAAATTGATGATAATGATGATGAACAACAAACATCACATGGAAATGAGCATAATTTAGAATAA
- a CDS encoding ribonuclease Y, which translates to MGYLIAFIILLILFVLLITIVPVVMVVYLKKKQLKLALVPKSQTSFKKAIQKSKDLEEECEDLNNKNNELKKTISDQNLQIDLLKKSNENFLLNATSLTAEQAKKELFNLLKIKFKKELAQDYAKIKHEFNEAQEIYAQNILVETMEQIAEPLIVERSLFNIDIVDENLKGKIIGRDGRNKAVFENEGGVDLIVDRQQPIVGISTPNPIRREIARIVMQKLIDSKNIDINRIELLFKEEREKFEKKAFEIGKNVAEQTLGFFDLPEGIYPYIGRMKFRNSYGQNILSHSLEAAEYAERIAKLINIDPIKAKKAAFFHDIGKTIDFESNLDHVEAGLLIAKKFNLDDYIYNAIESHHNKVIPTTIYGALVKIVDTLSAARPGARVNSYDEYYNRVKELEAICMRFDGVKSAYVIKSGRQLRVIVDSNLVSDEQLDLLSHEIKTAIEESDLLANYKIKIVLIKEKRISIETNIIG; encoded by the coding sequence ATGGGTTATTTAATAGCATTTATTATATTACTAATATTATTTGTATTGTTGATTACCATTGTTCCAGTTGTAATGGTAGTTTATCTTAAGAAAAAACAACTGAAATTAGCACTTGTTCCTAAAAGTCAAACTTCTTTTAAAAAAGCTATTCAAAAAAGCAAAGATTTAGAAGAAGAGTGCGAAGATTTAAATAATAAAAATAATGAATTAAAAAAAACAATTAGCGATCAAAATTTACAAATTGATTTACTTAAAAAAAGTAATGAAAATTTTTTATTAAACGCAACAAGTTTAACAGCTGAACAAGCTAAAAAAGAACTTTTTAATTTGTTGAAAATAAAATTTAAAAAAGAACTCGCACAAGACTATGCCAAAATTAAGCACGAATTTAATGAAGCTCAAGAAATTTATGCCCAAAATATTTTAGTTGAAACAATGGAACAAATTGCTGAACCTTTAATTGTTGAAAGGTCTTTATTTAACATTGATATTGTTGATGAAAACCTAAAAGGAAAAATCATTGGTCGTGACGGCCGTAATAAAGCAGTTTTTGAAAATGAAGGTGGAGTAGATTTAATTGTTGATCGTCAACAACCAATTGTGGGAATCTCAACTCCAAACCCAATTCGACGAGAAATCGCACGAATTGTTATGCAAAAATTGATTGATTCAAAAAATATTGATATTAATCGTATTGAATTGCTTTTTAAAGAAGAACGTGAAAAGTTTGAAAAAAAAGCATTTGAAATTGGTAAAAATGTTGCTGAACAAACACTTGGTTTTTTTGATTTACCAGAAGGAATTTATCCTTACATAGGAAGAATGAAATTTCGCAATTCATATGGTCAAAATATATTATCACACTCATTAGAAGCTGCTGAGTATGCTGAACGAATCGCAAAATTAATTAATATTGATCCTATAAAGGCTAAAAAAGCCGCCTTTTTTCATGATATTGGGAAAACAATTGATTTTGAAAGTAATTTAGATCATGTAGAAGCAGGTTTATTGATTGCTAAAAAATTTAATTTAGATGACTATATTTATAATGCAATTGAATCACATCATAATAAAGTAATTCCAACAACAATTTATGGTGCATTGGTTAAAATAGTTGATACATTATCAGCGGCTAGACCAGGTGCACGTGTTAATTCTTATGATGAATATTACAATCGTGTAAAAGAACTTGAAGCCATATGTATGCGTTTTGATGGTGTTAAAAGTGCTTACGTTATTAAATCTGGGCGACAATTACGTGTAATTGTTGACTCTAATTTAGTAAGTGATGAACAATTAGATTTATTAAGTCATGAGATTAAAACTGCAATTGAAGAAAGTGATTTATTAGCAAACTATAAAATCAAAATTGTCTTAATTAAAGAAAAAAGGATTTCAATCGAAACAAATATTATTGGATAG